A section of the Leptospira kobayashii genome encodes:
- a CDS encoding PLP-dependent aminotransferase family protein has translation MNHIFSDRISDVPKSFLREILKTTVNEDVISFAGGLPNRDLFPIEEIKKASVKVLDEFGGDALQYSTSEGYLELRKWISNRYASKMGLSVNPDNILITTGSQQGLDLIGKTLINESEHVAIEEPGYLGAIQAFSLYRPRFLAIPLHFDGLDLETLRSTFQSYTVKLIYGVPNFQNPSGLSHSDENRDEVAKIVSNSKTILVEDDPYGELQFQGEKRRSYFSRIPDQTILLGSFSKIFAPSLRIGWMVAPDRLMEKLIIAKQASDLHTNYFGQRILFQYLLDNDLDLHITKIREKYLKQKDAMVSAIEKYFPKEIKYSNPDGGMFLWAILPEQISSRAVFDLAIKEKVAFVPGDPFYINRTNANTMRLNFSCVDEETIETGIERLGKIISDFIR, from the coding sequence ATGAATCATATCTTTTCCGATAGAATCTCTGATGTCCCGAAATCATTTCTTCGGGAAATTTTAAAGACAACCGTCAATGAAGATGTGATTTCCTTTGCGGGAGGATTGCCCAACAGGGATCTGTTTCCGATCGAAGAAATTAAAAAAGCTTCCGTCAAAGTTTTGGATGAGTTTGGCGGAGATGCTTTGCAATACAGCACCTCGGAAGGTTATCTGGAACTTCGTAAATGGATTAGCAACCGTTATGCATCAAAAATGGGACTTTCCGTAAATCCGGACAATATTCTCATCACAACAGGCTCCCAACAAGGTTTGGATCTGATCGGCAAAACGTTGATCAACGAATCCGAGCATGTTGCCATCGAAGAGCCCGGTTATTTGGGCGCCATTCAGGCTTTTTCCCTCTATCGTCCCCGGTTTTTAGCGATTCCTTTGCATTTTGACGGATTGGATCTGGAAACTCTCAGGTCGACATTTCAAAGTTATACGGTCAAATTGATCTATGGAGTTCCTAATTTTCAAAACCCTTCCGGACTTTCTCATTCCGATGAAAACCGCGACGAAGTGGCAAAGATCGTCTCAAATTCAAAAACCATTCTGGTAGAAGACGATCCTTACGGAGAATTGCAATTTCAGGGAGAAAAACGACGTAGTTATTTTTCCAGAATCCCCGACCAAACGATACTTCTGGGATCATTTTCCAAAATATTCGCTCCTTCTCTCAGGATCGGATGGATGGTGGCACCGGATCGTTTGATGGAAAAACTGATCATCGCAAAACAAGCATCTGACTTGCACACGAATTATTTCGGGCAAAGGATTTTGTTTCAGTATTTATTGGATAACGACTTGGATCTTCATATAACAAAAATTAGAGAAAAATATTTGAAGCAGAAAGACGCCATGGTCTCCGCGATAGAAAAGTATTTCCCGAAAGAAATTAAATATTCGAATCCAGACGGAGGAATGTTTTTATGGGCGATTTTGCCCGAACAAATATCCTCACGGGCGGTATTTGATTTGGCAATCAAGGAAAAGGTAGCATTTGTTCCGGGAGATCCTTTTTACATTAACAGAACCAATGCGAATACCATGCGACTTAATTTTTCATGCGTGGATGAAGAAACGATTGAAACGGGAATCGAGAGGCTTGGCAAAATCATTTCCGATTT
- a CDS encoding DEAD/DEAH box helicase yields MQKKIETFSDLSLSPPIQKAVKESGYTQPTPIQIQTIPLLLDGHDLLGCAQTGTGKTAAFALPILHRLTSENRKTVPKQPRTLVLVPTRELAVQVHDSFKTYGKYLPIKTAVIFGGVGQSPQVKSIAAGVDVLVATPGRLVDLIDQRYISLAGIEVFVLDEADRMLDMGFIHAIRKILTLLPKKRHNLFFSATMPSDIEKLAASMLVNPVRVEVTPASSTVELIKQSVMYVDRDAKKDLLLKLFKDKALKRVIVFTKTKHGANKVAELLSKSGVAVDVIHGNKSQTARQRALEDFRTGKNRALVATDLAARGIDIDDITHVINYEIPYVPETYVHRIGRTARAGAQGIAISICEADERSLIKDIEKVIGVKIPVDKDHGFHSQKVEDHTGKAPKEHGSGQFKQRRGGGGAPPSRGGSSASYKKRPPSKKQGRSR; encoded by the coding sequence TTGCAAAAAAAAATAGAAACATTCTCGGATCTTTCCTTAAGCCCTCCTATCCAAAAGGCTGTGAAAGAATCAGGTTATACCCAACCAACTCCGATCCAAATTCAAACCATACCCCTACTTTTAGATGGACACGACCTCTTAGGTTGTGCACAAACCGGAACGGGAAAAACCGCCGCGTTTGCTTTGCCCATTTTACATCGATTGACATCGGAAAATAGAAAAACAGTCCCGAAACAACCTAGAACTTTGGTGTTAGTTCCTACGCGCGAGCTTGCGGTTCAGGTTCATGATAGTTTCAAAACTTACGGAAAATATCTTCCTATCAAAACAGCTGTTATATTCGGAGGAGTAGGCCAAAGCCCCCAGGTAAAATCCATTGCGGCGGGAGTCGACGTACTTGTCGCAACTCCGGGACGTTTGGTTGATTTGATCGATCAAAGATATATTTCCCTCGCGGGAATCGAAGTATTCGTGTTAGATGAAGCTGATAGAATGTTGGATATGGGATTTATTCATGCCATCCGCAAAATTTTGACTCTTCTTCCGAAAAAACGTCACAATTTGTTTTTTTCCGCAACCATGCCTTCGGATATTGAAAAATTAGCGGCATCCATGCTTGTAAATCCGGTTCGCGTGGAAGTAACTCCCGCTTCATCAACTGTAGAGCTTATCAAACAATCCGTGATGTATGTGGATCGGGATGCTAAAAAGGATTTATTACTTAAACTTTTTAAAGACAAAGCGTTGAAGCGTGTTATTGTTTTTACGAAAACAAAACATGGCGCGAATAAAGTTGCCGAATTGTTAAGCAAAAGCGGAGTCGCCGTCGATGTGATTCACGGAAATAAATCCCAAACAGCGCGCCAACGCGCATTGGAAGATTTCCGTACTGGGAAAAACCGTGCTTTGGTAGCGACTGATCTTGCCGCCAGAGGAATTGATATTGATGACATCACTCATGTGATCAATTATGAAATTCCTTATGTTCCCGAAACTTATGTACATCGAATCGGTAGAACCGCTCGTGCAGGTGCGCAAGGAATTGCGATTTCCATTTGCGAAGCCGATGAACGCTCGTTAATTAAAGATATAGAGAAAGTAATCGGAGTGAAAATTCCGGTAGATAAGGATCATGGTTTTCATTCTCAGAAAGTGGAAGACCATACGGGAAAAGCTCCTAAGGAACACGGATCCGGCCAGTTCAAACAACGTAGAGGCGGTGGTGGCGCTCCTCCTTCCCGAGGCGGTTCCTCCGCGAGTTATAAAAAACGTCCTCCTTCCAAAAAACAAGGCAGAAGCCGATAG